A genomic window from bacterium includes:
- the hflK gene encoding FtsH protease activity modulator HflK, producing MAAKNGKDDAATEAGRGVTRSIVNGLVLVASIALLAAWSTQGFFKLEPGESAVILRLGAFDRVRSVEGWWGHLPPPLESHEVVNTGKLRTESFGLRPTRSTPGVPTDAEEVEISRQIQRDAIQTADNNIVNVAYELQYKVGDAYAYRFSMADPGAILHDATEAAMRNVVGSRTIDDVLSQNLSQLMREAESILKRLLGSYVTEVGHEAAFAVDRINLEKPQAPEAVREAFADVVSAGQDEKRSTLEAEGDAKEILQRAQSEAAELREQAEAYRRAKIIEARGEASRFEALLVEYQAAPEVTRRRLYLETMEEILPGVEKMVVEPNTVNMLPMLPLGGQSSPVGGAGR from the coding sequence TTGGCCGCTAAGAACGGGAAGGACGACGCTGCGACCGAAGCGGGCCGCGGCGTGACGCGCTCGATCGTGAACGGGTTGGTCCTCGTCGCCTCGATCGCCTTGTTGGCGGCCTGGTCGACCCAGGGCTTCTTCAAGCTGGAGCCGGGCGAGTCGGCCGTGATCCTGCGGCTCGGCGCCTTCGATCGCGTGCGATCGGTCGAAGGCTGGTGGGGCCATCTGCCGCCGCCGCTGGAATCGCACGAGGTCGTGAACACCGGCAAGCTTCGCACGGAGTCCTTCGGGCTGCGTCCGACGAGGTCGACCCCGGGTGTGCCGACCGACGCCGAAGAGGTCGAGATCTCGCGGCAGATCCAGCGGGACGCGATCCAGACCGCGGACAACAACATCGTGAACGTCGCGTACGAGCTGCAGTACAAGGTCGGCGACGCGTACGCGTATCGCTTCTCGATGGCGGATCCCGGCGCGATCCTGCACGACGCGACGGAGGCAGCGATGCGCAACGTCGTCGGGTCGCGCACGATCGACGACGTGCTGTCGCAGAACCTCAGCCAGCTGATGCGCGAGGCAGAGTCGATCCTGAAGCGCCTGCTGGGTTCCTATGTGACCGAGGTGGGACACGAGGCCGCGTTCGCCGTCGATCGCATCAACCTGGAGAAGCCCCAGGCGCCGGAGGCGGTCCGCGAAGCGTTCGCCGACGTCGTGAGCGCGGGCCAGGACGAGAAGCGCTCTACGCTCGAGGCCGAGGGCGATGCCAAGGAGATCCTCCAGCGCGCGCAGTCCGAGGCGGCGGAGCTTCGCGAGCAGGCCGAGGCCTATCGGCGCGCGAAGATCATCGAGGCGAGGGGCGAAGCGAGTCGCTTCGAGGCGCTGCTGGTCGAATACCAGGCGGCACCGGAGGTGACCCGGCGTAGGCTCTACCTCGAGACGATGGAGGAAATCCTGCCCGGCGTGGAGAAGATGGTCGTCGAGCCCAACACGGTGAACATGCTGCCGATGCTGCCCCTCGGCGGGCAGTCGTCGCCGGTGGGAGGCGCCGGCCGATGA
- a CDS encoding protease modulator HflC, translating into MMRLLSTLIVLGAIVVGALWAAQYDSGPIVINQADEYRLVLRLGVPQPELIEPGVAMTDEFFGAELPFRYPFIRLPFVDEVLVFDKKIQYLNAAPAEFEIKGNERIIVDFFALWQIESPLLFRRSFPGGMEEAKVRIQRTVGALVRDGVGGLTMAELLARAEILETLDESATAELGSNGVRVIDVRINRTELPILTQTSTFEQMREQRRAISRERRAIGQREAREIRAKAERQAREIVAEARAESEVLRGQGDAEAAAIYASAYGKDADFYAFVRSLEAYRKTLGENTTLVVPPDHEFFRFLDPSSTGTP; encoded by the coding sequence ATGATGCGTCTTCTCTCCACGCTGATCGTGCTGGGCGCGATCGTGGTCGGGGCTCTCTGGGCCGCGCAGTACGACAGCGGGCCGATCGTCATCAACCAGGCGGACGAGTACCGGCTCGTGCTCCGGCTCGGGGTTCCGCAGCCCGAGCTGATCGAGCCGGGCGTCGCGATGACCGACGAGTTCTTCGGGGCGGAGCTGCCGTTCCGTTATCCCTTCATTCGGCTGCCCTTCGTCGACGAGGTCCTCGTCTTCGACAAGAAGATCCAATACCTCAACGCGGCGCCCGCCGAGTTCGAGATCAAGGGGAACGAACGGATCATCGTCGACTTCTTCGCCCTCTGGCAGATCGAGTCTCCGCTGCTCTTCCGTCGGAGCTTCCCGGGCGGGATGGAGGAAGCGAAGGTCAGGATCCAGCGGACCGTCGGTGCACTCGTGCGCGACGGCGTCGGTGGCTTGACGATGGCCGAGCTCCTGGCGCGAGCCGAGATCCTCGAGACCCTCGACGAGAGCGCGACGGCGGAGCTCGGGTCGAACGGCGTGCGCGTGATCGACGTGCGGATCAATCGGACGGAGCTCCCCATCCTCACGCAGACTTCGACGTTCGAGCAGATGCGGGAGCAGCGTCGAGCGATCTCCCGCGAACGCCGCGCGATCGGCCAGCGCGAGGCACGCGAGATCCGCGCCAAGGCCGAACGTCAGGCCCGCGAGATCGTCGCGGAAGCGCGCGCGGAATCCGAGGTCCTGCGCGGGCAGGGCGATGCCGAGGCTGCAGCGATCTACGCGAGCGCCTACGGCAAGGACGCGGATTTCTACGCCTTCGTGCGGAGTCTCGAGGCCTATCGCAAGACCCTGGGCGAGAACACGACGCTCGTCGTTCCGCCGGATCACGAGTTCTTCCGGTTCCTGGACCCGTCGTCGACCGGGACGCCCTGA
- a CDS encoding LptF/LptG family permease, giving the protein MRILSRYFATRFLGLFVMVLAASLLVLATLELVLNLEDVTGWGGSAGEAPRDGLSALSTLSDAARALALRLTSYYLADVLPIASFIAVFTLFALSGRAMELVAIQAGGVRPARIILPVLTTALILSLASVVLHETLILRADRVWSRAESDVPIEAEIDFAQRAFWVQKGPLITNVGYADPETRTLHDVEIFERSQLGAVLRVIRTAKVAIEPSGAWRIDRGTIWRFDPIDFTADPEVDRDVPLLLDHEALQADLLVAADPALLPLQDLAAYLEDAPRATSSSLRRVERRLHERLANPWLVLVFAWLAMPFAMRVDSRGRIATPAVGAALTLSLFYVVQSAGQTLAQRELIPVGLTPWLTIALLSVGAALALRFRRV; this is encoded by the coding sequence GTGCGGATCCTGTCGCGCTATTTCGCCACGCGTTTCCTCGGTCTCTTCGTGATGGTGCTCGCCGCGTCCCTGCTGGTGCTCGCGACCCTCGAACTCGTCCTCAACCTCGAAGACGTCACCGGCTGGGGCGGCTCCGCAGGCGAAGCGCCCCGGGACGGCCTCTCGGCCCTGTCGACGCTCTCGGACGCTGCCCGTGCCCTCGCTCTACGGCTCACTTCCTACTATCTGGCGGACGTCCTTCCGATCGCGAGCTTCATCGCGGTCTTCACCCTCTTCGCCCTCTCGGGCCGAGCGATGGAGCTCGTCGCGATCCAGGCCGGCGGCGTCCGCCCGGCCAGGATCATCCTGCCGGTGCTGACGACGGCCCTGATCCTATCGCTTGCCTCGGTCGTTCTCCACGAGACCCTGATTCTCCGCGCCGACCGGGTCTGGTCCCGGGCGGAGAGCGACGTTCCGATCGAGGCGGAGATCGACTTCGCCCAGCGGGCCTTCTGGGTGCAGAAAGGGCCGCTGATCACGAACGTGGGATACGCCGACCCGGAGACCCGGACGCTCCACGACGTCGAGATCTTCGAGCGCAGCCAGCTGGGCGCCGTTCTGCGGGTCATCCGCACGGCGAAGGTCGCGATCGAGCCCTCCGGCGCCTGGCGGATCGATCGGGGGACGATCTGGCGCTTCGATCCGATCGACTTCACGGCGGATCCCGAGGTCGATCGCGACGTGCCGCTCCTGCTCGACCACGAGGCGCTGCAGGCGGACCTCCTCGTCGCGGCCGACCCCGCGCTGCTCCCGCTTCAGGACCTGGCGGCCTACCTCGAGGACGCGCCCCGCGCGACGAGTTCCTCCCTCCGACGCGTTGAGCGGAGACTTCACGAGCGGCTCGCGAATCCCTGGCTTGTCCTCGTCTTCGCCTGGCTCGCCATGCCCTTCGCGATGCGCGTCGATTCGCGGGGGCGCATCGCGACGCCGGCCGTCGGCGCGGCCCTCACGCTCTCGCTCTTCTACGTGGTCCAGAGCGCGGGCCAGACCCTGGCCCAGCGGGAGCTGATCCCCGTCGGGCTGACGCCCTGGCTCACGATCGCGCTCTTGTCGGTCGGCGCGGCGCTCGCACTCCGCTTTCGACGGGTCTGA
- a CDS encoding bifunctional riboflavin kinase/FAD synthetase, whose protein sequence is MEIYRGISELGRRLTRPVVTIGNFDGVHRGHQAILNTVIERAHALDGESVLYTFEPHPRRVLQPESGLRLLETFDQRMETLESHGLDVVIAEPFDLEFAKVSPERFIEHYLHASIGPSEVYVGYDFHFGKDREGSMRLLTERGPHLGFSVTVIPEVSVEARDVNSTRIRQLLSEGEVEEAAELLGRPFVARGTVTEGEQRGRTIGFPTANLAPETEILPGPGVYFGRLHILRGGAEWEGKTLPAVTNVGYRPTFQDGRDLVAEAHVIDFEGDLYGVEVDLTFEGRLRGEQRFESGELLKEQIARDVDAARIRLNG, encoded by the coding sequence TTGGAAATCTATCGGGGCATCTCGGAGCTCGGTCGAAGGCTCACGCGGCCCGTCGTCACGATCGGCAATTTCGACGGCGTGCATCGCGGCCACCAGGCGATCCTCAACACGGTGATCGAGCGCGCTCACGCCCTCGACGGCGAGTCGGTGCTCTACACCTTCGAGCCCCATCCGCGGCGGGTCCTCCAGCCGGAATCCGGCTTGCGACTGCTCGAGACCTTCGACCAGCGGATGGAGACCCTCGAGTCCCACGGGCTGGACGTCGTGATCGCCGAGCCCTTCGATCTCGAGTTCGCGAAGGTGAGCCCGGAGCGCTTCATCGAGCACTACCTGCACGCCTCGATCGGCCCGTCGGAGGTCTACGTCGGCTACGACTTCCACTTCGGGAAGGACCGCGAGGGCTCGATGCGGCTGCTGACCGAGCGGGGCCCGCATCTCGGTTTTTCCGTCACGGTGATCCCCGAAGTCTCCGTCGAGGCGCGTGACGTGAACTCGACGCGGATTCGCCAGCTCCTCTCGGAGGGAGAGGTCGAGGAAGCCGCCGAGCTGCTCGGCCGGCCCTTCGTGGCCCGGGGGACCGTGACCGAGGGCGAGCAGCGCGGCCGGACGATCGGATTCCCGACGGCGAATCTCGCCCCCGAGACCGAGATCCTGCCGGGCCCGGGGGTCTACTTCGGGCGGCTCCACATCCTCCGAGGCGGCGCCGAGTGGGAGGGCAAGACGCTCCCCGCCGTCACCAACGTGGGCTACCGCCCGACCTTCCAGGACGGCCGGGACCTCGTCGCCGAAGCCCACGTGATCGACTTCGAAGGGGACCTCTACGGCGTCGAAGTCGACCTCACCTTCGAGGGGCGGCTGCGCGGAGAGCAGCGCTTCGAGTCGGGTGAGCTCCTCAAGGAGCAGATCGCGCGGGACGTCGATGCGGCCCGGATCCGCCTGAACGGCTGA
- the pilB gene encoding type IV-A pilus assembly ATPase PilB, translating into MNERIGELLVKENLLSSDQLLKAREEAATKGQRLGAQITALGFMDEDELTEFVAKQYGVPSINLDDFEIEPEVLALIPEDVATKHGVVPVNRAGSTLILATADPSNIFALDDIKFLTGYNIQPVVASEDAIRQAIETYYAEPEEDLLDDVMAGFDDEGIDFVSGEDEEDAGALAKEAEDAPVVKLVNLILTDAIKKNASDIHIEPYEKSFRVRYRIDGVLYEVMKPPLKLKNALTSRVKIMSELDIAERRLPQDGRIKLKMGKGREMDFRVSVLPTLFGEKIVLRLLDKSNLQLDMTKLGFEQEQLDDFKESIHQPFGMVLVTGPTGSGKTTTLYSALSELNQTSENLSTAEDPVEFNLGGINQVQMHEDIGLNFAAALRSFLRQDPDIIMVGEIRDFETAEISVKAALTGHMVLSTLHTNDAPSTINRLLNMGIEPFLVSSAVNCIVAQRLARRICGECVTDDAEIDMEQVRDAGLSDEECKSYKAKKGAGCAACSDTGFKGRVAIYEVMVMTDSLKEFVLNGASGAEIKREAIRGGMVTLRRSALNKMLEGVTTISEVFRVSASDAV; encoded by the coding sequence GTGAACGAGCGCATCGGAGAGCTGCTGGTCAAGGAGAACCTGCTCTCGTCGGACCAGTTGCTCAAGGCCCGTGAGGAAGCGGCGACCAAGGGGCAGCGCCTGGGCGCGCAGATCACGGCGCTCGGCTTCATGGACGAGGACGAGCTGACCGAGTTCGTCGCGAAGCAGTACGGCGTCCCGTCGATCAACCTCGACGACTTCGAGATCGAGCCGGAGGTCCTCGCGCTCATCCCCGAGGATGTCGCGACGAAGCACGGCGTCGTGCCGGTCAACCGCGCCGGGTCCACGCTGATCCTCGCGACCGCCGACCCGTCGAACATCTTCGCTCTCGACGACATCAAGTTCCTGACCGGGTACAACATCCAGCCGGTCGTCGCGTCCGAGGACGCGATCCGCCAGGCGATCGAGACCTACTACGCCGAGCCCGAGGAAGACCTCCTCGACGACGTGATGGCCGGCTTCGACGACGAGGGCATCGACTTCGTCTCCGGCGAAGACGAGGAGGATGCCGGCGCGCTGGCGAAGGAGGCCGAGGACGCCCCGGTCGTCAAGCTCGTGAACCTCATCCTCACCGACGCGATCAAGAAGAACGCGTCGGATATCCACATCGAGCCCTACGAGAAGAGCTTCCGGGTCCGGTACCGAATCGACGGCGTCCTCTACGAGGTGATGAAGCCGCCGCTCAAGCTGAAGAACGCGCTCACCTCGCGCGTCAAGATCATGTCGGAGCTCGACATCGCCGAGCGCCGGTTGCCGCAGGATGGCCGCATCAAGCTGAAGATGGGCAAGGGCCGCGAGATGGACTTCCGTGTCTCGGTCCTGCCGACCCTCTTCGGCGAGAAGATCGTCCTGCGCTTGCTCGACAAGAGCAACCTGCAGCTCGACATGACGAAGCTCGGCTTCGAGCAGGAACAGCTCGACGACTTCAAGGAATCGATCCACCAGCCCTTCGGCATGGTGCTCGTCACCGGCCCGACCGGTTCCGGTAAGACGACGACGCTCTACTCGGCGCTCTCGGAGCTCAACCAGACGAGCGAGAACCTCTCGACGGCGGAGGATCCGGTCGAGTTCAATCTGGGCGGTATCAACCAGGTCCAGATGCACGAAGACATCGGCCTGAACTTCGCCGCGGCGCTCCGCTCGTTCCTGCGTCAGGACCCCGACATCATCATGGTCGGTGAGATTCGTGACTTCGAGACCGCCGAGATCTCGGTCAAGGCGGCGCTCACGGGCCACATGGTCCTCTCGACGCTCCATACGAACGATGCCCCGTCGACGATCAATCGTCTGCTCAACATGGGTATCGAACCCTTCCTGGTCTCGAGCGCCGTGAACTGCATCGTCGCCCAGCGCCTCGCCCGGCGGATCTGCGGGGAGTGCGTCACGGACGATGCGGAGATCGACATGGAGCAGGTGCGCGACGCCGGCCTCTCGGACGAAGAGTGCAAGTCCTACAAGGCCAAGAAGGGCGCGGGTTGCGCCGCCTGCTCCGACACGGGCTTCAAGGGCCGGGTCGCGATCTACGAGGTCATGGTCATGACCGATTCGCTCAAGGAATTCGTGCTGAATGGCGCGTCCGGCGCGGAGATCAAGCGCGAGGCGATTCGTGGCGGGATGGTCACGCTTCGTCGCAGTGCGCTCAACAAGATGCTCGAAGGCGTCACGACGATCTCGGAAGTGTTCCGGGTCAGTGCCTCGGACGCGGTCTAG
- a CDS encoding type IV pilus twitching motility protein PilT produces the protein MANMHQLLKAMIEKGASDLHITTGSPPQLRIDGKLHPLKMPPLSPQETKQLCYSVLTDAQKHRFEETNELDLSFSVQKLSRFRGNVFIQRGNVAGAFRAIPFKILTFEELGVPPVVAELAKKPRGLILVTGPTGSGKSTTLASIIDSINTGRNEHIVTIEDPIEYLHPHKGCIVNQREIGSDSASFKDALKYILRQDPDVVLIGELRDLETIEAALTVAETGHLAFATLHTNSAIQTINRIVDVFPPYQQSQIRQQLSFVLEAVMCQTLLPRANGPGRALALEVMVPNAAIRALMRDDKIHQIYSSMQMGQGKSGMQTMNQCLASLVQRRIVDPEIAKGRSPDIEELQSLIAKGPDALGAAGGRRSG, from the coding sequence TTGGCGAACATGCACCAGCTCCTGAAGGCGATGATCGAGAAGGGCGCTTCGGACCTTCACATCACCACGGGATCGCCGCCGCAGCTTCGGATCGACGGCAAGCTCCATCCGTTGAAGATGCCGCCGCTGTCTCCCCAGGAGACCAAGCAGCTCTGCTACTCGGTCCTCACGGACGCCCAGAAGCATCGCTTCGAGGAGACCAACGAGCTCGACCTGTCGTTCTCGGTCCAGAAGCTCTCGCGCTTCCGCGGCAACGTCTTCATCCAGCGCGGAAACGTCGCCGGCGCCTTCCGTGCGATTCCCTTCAAGATCCTCACCTTCGAGGAGCTCGGCGTCCCGCCGGTCGTCGCGGAGCTCGCCAAGAAGCCGCGCGGGCTGATCCTGGTCACGGGGCCGACGGGTTCCGGCAAGTCGACGACCCTCGCGTCGATCATCGACAGCATCAACACCGGCCGGAACGAACACATCGTCACGATCGAGGACCCGATCGAGTACCTGCACCCGCACAAAGGCTGCATCGTCAACCAGCGGGAGATCGGCTCGGACAGCGCCTCGTTCAAGGACGCGCTCAAGTACATCCTGCGCCAGGATCCCGACGTCGTATTGATCGGTGAGCTCCGCGACCTCGAGACGATCGAGGCGGCCCTCACGGTCGCGGAGACGGGCCACCTCGCCTTCGCGACCCTGCACACGAACTCGGCGATCCAGACGATCAATCGTATCGTCGACGTCTTCCCGCCCTACCAGCAGTCGCAGATCCGACAGCAGCTCTCCTTCGTGCTCGAGGCAGTGATGTGCCAGACGCTGCTGCCCCGCGCGAACGGGCCGGGCCGTGCCCTCGCGCTCGAGGTGATGGTCCCGAACGCCGCGATCCGCGCGCTCATGCGCGACGACAAGATCCATCAGATCTACTCGTCGATGCAGATGGGCCAGGGCAAGTCGGGCATGCAGACCATGAACCAGTGCCTCGCCTCGCTCGTCCAGCGACGGATCGTGGATCCGGAGATCGCCAAGGGTCGCAGCCCGGACATCGAGGAGCTGCAGTCGCTGATCGCCAAGGGACCGGATGCGCTCGGCGCCGCCGGGGGACGACGTTCGGGCTAG
- a CDS encoding type II secretion system F family protein, whose protein sequence is MPIYLWNGKNRAGEKKKGELEAASPEAAALHLKNMGMIAEKVKEKPKDIGELIPALAPKVKINDLVVFTRQFAVMVDAGLPLVQCLQILSEQQDNITFKNTLRAVRSDVESGLTFADSLAKHPKVFDDLFVNLVAAGEVGGILDTILNRLAIQLEKQEKLRKQLKGAMVYPATVSVIAIACIVLLLVKVIPVFEQMFADFGGTLPGPTQSVINLSNFLQAYIHYMMIGVTAVVVSYSQARSRSLAFRYQTDNIMLNMPIFGNIIKKVAVARFTRTLGTMISSGVPILDGLDIVAKTAGNMIIEEELQTTRQAISEGKTIAEPLQGSKVFPGMMVQMVAVGEETGSMEAMLTKIADFYDEEVDAAVGGLTAMLEPIMMVFMGGSIGTILIAMYLPIFTIADTIT, encoded by the coding sequence ATGCCGATCTATCTGTGGAACGGAAAGAACCGCGCCGGCGAGAAGAAGAAGGGCGAACTCGAGGCGGCGTCGCCCGAGGCGGCCGCGCTTCACCTGAAGAACATGGGGATGATCGCCGAAAAGGTGAAGGAGAAGCCGAAGGACATCGGCGAACTCATCCCGGCCCTCGCGCCGAAGGTGAAGATCAACGATCTCGTGGTCTTCACGCGCCAGTTCGCGGTGATGGTCGACGCGGGTCTTCCGCTCGTCCAGTGTCTGCAGATCCTCTCCGAACAGCAGGACAACATCACGTTCAAGAACACCCTGCGGGCGGTTCGGAGCGACGTCGAGTCGGGGCTCACCTTCGCCGACTCCCTCGCGAAGCACCCGAAGGTATTCGACGATCTCTTCGTGAACCTGGTGGCGGCCGGCGAGGTCGGCGGCATCCTGGACACGATCCTGAACCGTCTCGCGATCCAGCTCGAGAAGCAGGAGAAGCTCCGCAAGCAGCTGAAGGGCGCGATGGTCTATCCGGCGACGGTCAGCGTGATCGCGATCGCCTGTATCGTGCTCCTGCTCGTGAAGGTCATCCCGGTCTTCGAGCAGATGTTCGCGGACTTCGGCGGCACGCTGCCGGGGCCGACGCAGTCGGTCATCAACCTGTCGAACTTCCTGCAGGCCTACATCCACTACATGATGATCGGTGTGACCGCGGTCGTCGTCTCGTACTCGCAGGCGCGGAGCCGCAGCCTCGCGTTCCGGTATCAGACCGACAACATCATGCTGAACATGCCGATCTTCGGAAACATCATCAAGAAGGTCGCCGTGGCTCGCTTCACGCGGACCCTGGGCACGATGATCTCCTCGGGTGTTCCGATCCTCGACGGCCTGGACATCGTCGCGAAGACCGCCGGCAACATGATCATCGAGGAAGAGCTCCAGACGACGCGTCAGGCGATCTCCGAGGGCAAGACGATCGCGGAGCCGCTCCAGGGCTCGAAGGTTTTCCCGGGCATGATGGTCCAGATGGTGGCCGTCGGTGAAGAGACGGGCTCGATGGAAGCGATGCTGACCAAGATCGCGGACTTCTACGACGAGGAAGTCGACGCCGCGGTCGGCGGGCTCACGGCCATGCTCGAGCCGATCATGATGGTCTTCATGGGCGGCTCGATCGGTACGATCCTGATCGCGATGTACCTCCCGATCTTCACGATCGCCGACACGATCACCTGA
- a CDS encoding ATP-binding protein: MGLAAATSIDRDRRGLGYLIGGRLVLAGLSLGLAVAIDRMEGGSSQSGIWGVYWTVIAAFVATIVSASMIHRTSNPARFATAQVGIDVTIVTALVYFSGGGESFFTFLYALVVLYGALFLDRGGVALSCALAVGGYGLVLFGVELGLLPGSSSEDGGRPLALLVAYWGFYAGALVVLGMLANTLSAELRATGAALDRRTHDLRRLRDLHLRTVESIESGLLTTDEAGRVTSFNPEAERITGIGAAEAAGRALDDVIPGASEIVAASATGRWEDSGVGRARVPYRNVRGEELFLGLGASGLNDEEGQQVGHVVIFQDVTGVVGMEHELRRSERLAAVGEMAARMAHEIRNPLASISGSVQILQSGPEAPGGDPEHARLMGIVVREVDRLNVLISDFLRYSRPSPTKPERVDLSALVADVAEMAQSQTGEGAAETELALDDAVCVIGDPSQLEAIVWNLWNNAIESMTDQSSERRLTVRVYRSEDEAFRVQSPPQVPDPTGRNEDDGGIDPASRAGWSAVLEVEDSGPGLTPEVEEQIFEPFFTTKDDGTGLGLSTVQRLVEQHGGAITVTSRAGEGTCFRVILAGAEAV, from the coding sequence GTGGGCCTCGCCGCGGCGACGAGCATCGACCGGGACCGGAGAGGGCTCGGCTATCTGATCGGTGGACGACTGGTGTTGGCCGGGCTCTCGCTCGGCCTCGCGGTCGCGATCGATCGGATGGAGGGCGGGAGCTCCCAGTCCGGGATCTGGGGCGTCTACTGGACGGTGATCGCCGCGTTCGTGGCGACGATCGTCTCGGCGTCGATGATCCATCGCACCTCGAATCCCGCGCGCTTCGCGACCGCGCAGGTCGGGATCGACGTCACGATCGTGACCGCGCTGGTGTATTTCTCCGGCGGCGGCGAGTCGTTCTTCACGTTCCTCTACGCGCTGGTGGTGCTCTACGGGGCGCTCTTCCTCGACCGGGGCGGTGTGGCGCTCTCGTGTGCGCTCGCCGTCGGCGGCTACGGTCTCGTGCTCTTCGGCGTCGAGCTCGGACTCCTGCCCGGGAGCTCTTCCGAGGACGGAGGCCGCCCGCTCGCGCTCCTGGTGGCCTACTGGGGCTTCTACGCCGGCGCGCTGGTCGTGCTCGGCATGCTGGCGAATACGCTCTCGGCGGAACTCCGCGCCACGGGCGCAGCGCTGGATCGGCGAACCCACGACCTCCGCCGGCTTCGCGACCTCCACCTGAGGACCGTCGAGAGCATCGAGAGCGGCCTGCTCACGACCGACGAAGCCGGGCGCGTGACCTCGTTCAACCCCGAGGCGGAACGCATCACCGGCATCGGCGCCGCGGAGGCCGCGGGGCGCGCCCTCGACGACGTGATCCCGGGGGCGAGCGAGATCGTCGCCGCGAGCGCGACCGGACGGTGGGAGGATTCCGGCGTGGGGCGTGCGCGCGTGCCCTACCGAAACGTGCGGGGCGAGGAGCTCTTTCTCGGTCTCGGCGCCTCCGGCCTCAACGACGAGGAAGGTCAGCAGGTCGGCCACGTCGTGATCTTCCAGGACGTGACCGGTGTGGTCGGCATGGAGCATGAGCTGCGGCGATCGGAGCGCCTCGCGGCGGTCGGAGAGATGGCGGCGCGGATGGCGCACGAGATCCGCAATCCCCTCGCGTCCATCTCGGGCAGCGTGCAGATCCTGCAGAGCGGACCGGAGGCACCGGGCGGGGATCCCGAGCACGCGCGCCTGATGGGCATCGTGGTCCGCGAAGTCGACCGACTGAACGTCCTGATCTCGGACTTTCTCCGCTACTCGCGCCCGTCGCCGACCAAGCCCGAGCGCGTCGATCTCTCTGCGCTCGTCGCCGACGTCGCCGAGATGGCCCAGAGCCAGACCGGTGAGGGGGCGGCCGAGACCGAGCTGGCCCTCGACGACGCCGTCTGCGTGATCGGGGACCCGTCCCAGCTCGAGGCCATCGTCTGGAACCTCTGGAACAACGCGATCGAATCGATGACGGACCAGTCGTCGGAGCGACGGCTGACCGTGCGGGTCTACCGAAGCGAGGACGAGGCATTCCGGGTGCAGTCCCCCCCTCAAGTCCCCGATCCGACGGGCCGTAACGAAGACGACGGGGGAATCGACCCGGCGAGCCGCGCCGGGTGGTCCGCCGTGCTCGAGGTCGAGGACAGCGGCCCGGGGCTCACGCCCGAGGTCGAGGAGCAGATCTTCGAGCCCTTCTTCACGACGAAGGACGATGGAACCGGATTGGGGCTCTCGACGGTGCAGCGATTGGTGGAACAGCACGGCGGCGCGATCACGGTCACCAGCCGAGCGGGTGAGGGAACGTGCTTTCGCGTGATCCTCGCGGGTGCGGAGGCCGTATGA